One Clostridiales bacterium genomic window carries:
- the spo0A gene encoding sporulation transcription factor Spo0A: MDEKKIKVLIADDNKEFCSILSEYLSKQNDMEVVGIAKDGLEALKLISDQNPDVLVLDIIMPHLDGLGVLERINSLDLNNVPKIIVLSAVGQDKITQRAINLGADYYVVKPFELDVFVSRIRQMFNSSMGMQEIRKHMVDSEQQTSNFFNNNLESEITNIIHEIGVPAHIKGYLYLREAIFMVVNDVELLSAVTKELYPSIAKKFNTTASRVERAIRHAIEVAWSRGQIETINKIFGYTIHNGKGKPTNSEFIAMVADKLRLKQKVS; this comes from the coding sequence ATGGATGAAAAAAAAATAAAAGTTTTAATTGCAGACGATAACAAGGAATTTTGCAGTATTCTGAGCGAGTATTTATCAAAGCAGAACGACATGGAAGTCGTAGGGATTGCAAAGGATGGTCTTGAAGCTTTGAAGCTTATATCAGACCAAAATCCTGACGTTCTGGTACTGGACATTATAATGCCCCACCTCGATGGGCTCGGGGTTCTAGAGAGGATAAATAGTCTTGACCTTAACAATGTCCCGAAGATAATTGTACTGTCGGCGGTAGGTCAGGATAAGATAACGCAAAGAGCCATAAACCTCGGTGCTGATTATTATGTCGTAAAACCATTCGAACTTGATGTATTCGTAAGCAGGATCAGGCAAATGTTCAACAGTAGCATGGGTATGCAGGAAATAAGAAAACATATGGTCGATAGCGAGCAGCAGACATCAAATTTCTTCAATAATAATCTTGAATCTGAAATTACCAATATAATCCATGAAATAGGGGTACCTGCGCATATAAAAGGCTATCTGTATTTAAGGGAAGCTATTTTTATGGTTGTAAATGACGTTGAGCTTTTAAGCGCAGTTACAAAAGAGCTCTATCCTTCTATAGCGAAAAAGTTTAATACTACAGCAAGCCGCGTAGAGCGAGCCATACGACACGCTATCGAAGTAGCCTGGAGCAGGGGACAGATAGAAACGATAAACAAAATATTTGGCTATACCATACACAATGGAAAGGGCAAGCCAACCAATAGCGAGTTTATTGCAATGGTTGCCGATAAGCTAAGGTTAAAACAAAAGGTAAGTTAA
- the spoIVB gene encoding SpoIVB peptidase: protein MLLWDDGRVIELYRMKLSKLLVFIVCCTIISFSLVTLKISQMPDRIMLLEGEQHLFDIKLPVNVSLNFKKNDVVKLNGNDLNGSKVNLNLLSPFKIESNRNGKVDFDIMVFGVIPIKRVTVNVVPQIKVIPGGQSIGVKMMTKGVMVVGVSQINGSDGKIYNPSLDAGIEIGDSILKINDIPVEDGDHVSRLVGASGGKPIKLTIIRKGKEIQASITPVKSNDDQQYKIGAWIRDSTAGVGTLTFYCPLNGAYGAIGHPITDIDTGEMLSVSSGKIVPSKIISVQPGVRGKPGELRGLFIESEDELGNISKNTACGIYGVASKKIENNIYTEPISVAFQSDIKEGPAKILTTVDGTDVKSYDIVIEKLTNQAKPNPKSMIIRITDPELLQKTGGIVQGMSGSPIIQNGKLVGAVTHVFINRPDMGYGIYIEWMLQEAGISISQK, encoded by the coding sequence TTGCTTCTATGGGATGACGGGAGAGTGATCGAATTGTACAGGATGAAGCTCAGCAAATTACTTGTTTTTATTGTTTGCTGTACAATTATTTCTTTTTCCTTGGTGACATTGAAAATTTCTCAAATGCCTGACAGGATAATGTTATTGGAAGGGGAACAGCATCTTTTCGATATAAAATTGCCTGTAAATGTCAGCTTGAATTTCAAAAAAAATGATGTTGTTAAATTAAATGGAAACGACCTTAATGGAAGTAAAGTAAACTTAAACCTTTTATCTCCTTTTAAGATAGAGTCAAACAGAAATGGCAAAGTTGATTTTGATATAATGGTATTTGGCGTAATACCGATCAAAAGGGTAACCGTCAATGTGGTACCTCAGATAAAAGTCATACCGGGCGGCCAATCGATTGGTGTCAAGATGATGACAAAGGGAGTAATGGTAGTCGGAGTATCTCAGATAAACGGCAGCGATGGGAAAATTTATAACCCTTCACTGGATGCCGGGATAGAGATAGGCGATTCGATACTCAAAATAAATGATATACCTGTTGAAGATGGGGATCATGTATCCAGACTCGTAGGCGCATCCGGTGGGAAGCCCATCAAACTGACGATTATAAGAAAAGGGAAAGAAATACAGGCATCGATAACGCCTGTAAAATCAAATGATGATCAGCAATATAAGATAGGCGCATGGATAAGGGATTCCACCGCAGGCGTGGGAACATTGACATTTTACTGTCCCTTAAATGGCGCATATGGCGCCATCGGACATCCGATTACGGATATCGATACTGGGGAAATGCTCTCTGTAAGTTCAGGCAAAATAGTGCCATCAAAAATAATATCCGTTCAGCCCGGAGTAAGAGGTAAACCCGGAGAACTAAGGGGATTATTTATTGAGAGCGAGGATGAACTTGGCAATATAAGCAAAAATACCGCCTGTGGAATCTATGGCGTCGCTTCAAAAAAAATAGAAAACAATATCTACACCGAACCTATTTCAGTTGCATTCCAGAGCGATATAAAAGAAGGACCTGCAAAAATCCTTACAACAGTTGACGGGACAGACGTGAAAAGCTATGATATTGTTATTGAAAAACTCACAAATCAAGCTAAACCGAACCCCAAAAGCATGATAATAAGGATAACAGATCCCGAGCTTTTGCAAAAAACAGGTGGAATCGTGCAAGGCATGAGCGGCAGCCCGATCATACAAAATGGTAAACTTGTAGGAGCCGTAACACATGTTTTTATAAACAGACCCGATATGGGCTATGGTATATATATTGAATGGATGCTGCAGGAAGCAGGCATCAGTATAAGTCAAAAATAG
- the recN gene encoding DNA repair protein RecN, whose amino-acid sequence MLLQLSIRNFALIENLNIEFSKGLNIMTGETGAGKSIIIDSVNFVLGERSSKDVISTGYEKTEVSAVFDWIDSPEFKDEMQYYGIGTDDVLILSREMNIQGRSICRVNGKLVTTSILKSIGNYLIDIHGQHEHQSLLDERRHIGILDLFGGNELINIKDKVREAYEEIKAIKSKLKNIVGDDYDRESKLGFLNYQIQEIDNAKLKPGEEEDLIKQKTILNNSEKLYSVLSSCYSLLYESSENISPVYDSLGRVLTQLKSICGIDDRINAVANSLENAYFTVEGAVEDIREYKEKIDFNPELINEVESRLDMINRLKMKYGKDTGEILKYRDKIYKEAEDIKNSDEIIDKLKKQIDQKSALLYDLSQKLSNLRKSVAKKLEKNIMDELKFLRMDKTKFEVHFDVLKKNGQVDFSENGIDIVYFLISANPGEPLKPLSKIASGGESSRIMLAIKTVMADADKIPCLIFDEIDTGISGKAAQAVAEKLGQISKSHQVICVTHLPQIASMADTHFYISKNVNEGKTRTKVEKLERSGQIKEIARMFGGAKITELTLRNAEEMLTMANELKTKKAV is encoded by the coding sequence ATGCTCCTTCAATTGTCTATACGAAATTTTGCATTGATTGAAAATCTTAATATTGAATTTTCAAAGGGCCTTAATATAATGACAGGAGAAACGGGTGCGGGCAAGTCGATAATCATAGACTCTGTCAATTTTGTATTGGGTGAACGCTCATCGAAGGATGTAATAAGTACCGGTTATGAAAAAACTGAAGTGTCGGCTGTATTTGATTGGATAGACAGTCCCGAGTTTAAAGATGAAATGCAGTATTATGGAATCGGAACCGATGACGTTCTAATACTGTCAAGGGAAATGAACATCCAGGGCAGAAGCATATGCAGGGTAAACGGAAAATTGGTCACAACGAGCATTCTTAAATCCATCGGCAACTATCTAATTGATATTCACGGTCAGCACGAGCACCAGTCGCTGCTGGATGAGAGGCGTCACATAGGGATACTGGATTTATTCGGAGGGAATGAGCTTATAAATATAAAAGATAAGGTAAGGGAAGCATATGAGGAAATAAAGGCCATAAAATCCAAGCTTAAGAACATCGTGGGAGACGATTACGATCGTGAAAGCAAACTTGGTTTTTTGAACTATCAGATACAGGAAATCGACAATGCAAAATTAAAACCGGGAGAAGAAGAAGATCTTATTAAACAGAAAACCATACTGAATAATTCAGAAAAGCTGTACTCGGTACTTTCGTCATGCTATTCGCTTTTATATGAAAGCAGTGAGAACATAAGTCCCGTTTATGATAGCTTGGGACGCGTATTGACTCAGCTAAAAAGCATCTGCGGAATAGACGACAGGATAAACGCAGTGGCAAATTCCCTGGAAAATGCCTATTTTACGGTTGAAGGTGCCGTTGAGGATATCAGGGAATATAAAGAAAAGATAGATTTTAATCCTGAGCTTATAAATGAAGTTGAATCAAGATTGGATATGATAAACAGATTAAAGATGAAATATGGCAAAGATACAGGCGAAATACTTAAGTACAGGGATAAAATATATAAAGAAGCAGAAGACATAAAAAACAGCGATGAAATAATAGATAAATTAAAAAAGCAGATTGATCAAAAATCTGCCCTGCTCTATGATTTGAGCCAGAAGCTTTCCAACCTAAGAAAAAGTGTCGCAAAAAAACTTGAAAAAAATATCATGGATGAATTGAAATTTCTACGGATGGATAAGACTAAGTTTGAAGTGCATTTCGATGTTTTGAAAAAGAATGGACAAGTTGATTTTTCAGAAAACGGTATTGATATTGTATATTTTTTAATATCCGCAAATCCTGGAGAGCCCTTGAAACCGCTGAGTAAAATTGCATCAGGTGGCGAGTCGTCGCGGATAATGCTCGCAATAAAGACAGTTATGGCTGATGCGGATAAAATACCATGTTTGATATTCGATGAAATAGATACAGGAATAAGCGGAAAAGCAGCCCAGGCAGTTGCTGAAAAGCTGGGACAAATTTCAAAATCCCACCAGGTCATATGTGTGACACATCTGCCTCAAATAGCCTCCATGGCTGATACTCACTTTTATATAAGTAAAAATGTAAACGAGGGGAAAACAAGGACAAAGGTTGAAAAACTTGAGAGGAGCGGTCAAATAAAAGAAATCGCAAGAATGTTCGGCGGTGCGAAGATTACTGAACTCACTTTAAGGAATGCAGAAGAAATGCTAACGATGGCAAATGAATTAAAGACTAAAAAAGCCGTATAA
- a CDS encoding arginine repressor, which translates to MKIARHAKILEIVNNKDIETQEELADELKKAGINVTQATVSRDIKELKLIKVLSGSGRYKYASIAPTENMLSDKLVTIFTQTVLTIDYVNNIISIRTISGSAPAAAEAIDSLNFDGIVGTLAGDNTIFILTRTNEKAEEIVSRLKRLVNE; encoded by the coding sequence ATGAAAATAGCCAGGCATGCTAAAATACTTGAGATCGTCAACAATAAAGATATTGAAACTCAGGAGGAACTTGCGGATGAGTTGAAAAAAGCGGGTATCAATGTGACACAGGCTACAGTTTCAAGGGACATAAAGGAATTGAAATTGATAAAAGTGCTTTCAGGCAGCGGCAGGTATAAATATGCATCTATTGCACCTACAGAAAATATGCTTTCAGATAAATTGGTTACTATTTTTACCCAGACAGTTTTAACAATCGATTATGTAAATAATATTATTTCCATCAGAACGATATCCGGTTCTGCCCCGGCTGCTGCGGAGGCCATCGATTCTCTGAATTTCGATGGCATCGTTGGGACGCTTGCAGGTGATAATACGATTTTCATACTTACGAGGACAAATGAAAAGGCGGAGGAAATTGTAAGCAGGTTAAAAAGACTTGTAAACGAATAG
- a CDS encoding NAD(+)/NADH kinase: MHKVGIIVNASKDKDLAITSSIVDFLEKNEGCPLLTEEISNGLLKHKYACTEDDIYNDSDFIIVLGGDGTILSVARETYKSEVPILGVNLGHLGFLAEVEVKDLFDSLRAIFKDGLNIEKRMMLSASIIEKDSSKEFHALNDIVITRGTLSHLITLNIYINGEYVASTNGDGLIISTPTGSTAYSLSAGGPIVSPQLPAIVITPICPHSLSNRASIAVSEDDEVKIDLLNNRGDAYLMVDGQVGYKLSGDEEKYAIIKKSKYKTSFVKLLGKTFYNVLRTKLTEK; encoded by the coding sequence ATGCATAAAGTTGGTATAATAGTAAACGCAAGCAAAGATAAAGATTTGGCCATAACAAGTTCTATAGTAGATTTTCTTGAAAAGAATGAAGGATGCCCGCTTTTAACCGAAGAAATATCAAATGGATTGTTGAAGCATAAATATGCATGCACTGAGGATGATATATACAATGATTCCGACTTCATAATCGTGCTGGGAGGCGACGGCACGATACTGAGTGTAGCAAGGGAAACTTACAAATCCGAAGTGCCCATATTGGGTGTAAACCTCGGGCACCTTGGATTTCTGGCGGAAGTCGAGGTAAAAGACCTTTTCGATTCATTAAGGGCAATTTTTAAAGATGGATTGAATATTGAAAAGAGAATGATGCTTAGTGCCTCTATTATCGAAAAAGATAGTTCTAAAGAATTTCATGCGCTGAACGATATTGTAATTACAAGAGGTACACTTTCGCATTTGATTACTTTGAATATATACATAAATGGAGAATATGTTGCTTCGACAAATGGTGATGGCTTGATAATCTCTACTCCTACAGGCTCTACAGCTTATTCATTATCTGCCGGAGGCCCTATTGTAAGCCCGCAGTTGCCTGCTATTGTCATAACTCCTATTTGCCCTCATTCTTTATCAAACAGGGCATCAATAGCAGTCTCTGAAGATGATGAGGTAAAGATAGATTTATTAAATAATCGCGGCGATGCATATTTGATGGTTGACGGGCAGGTAGGATATAAATTAAGCGGCGATGAAGAGAAATATGCAATCATAAAGAAATCAAAATATAAAACAAGCTTTGTAAAACTTTTGGGCAAAACTTTTTACAATGTTTTAAGAACAAAACTTACTGAAAAATAA
- a CDS encoding TlyA family RNA methyltransferase: MSKERLDKVLVARGFFETREKAKQNIMAGLVFVNNVRIDKAGEMIDPDLPISVKGNALPYVSRGGLKLEKALSEFKINALHKTAIDVGASTGGFTDCLLKNGADKVVAIDVGYGQFAWKLRTDKRVTLMERTNIRYVSLSDIGYLSDICTIDVSFISLKLVLPVIKKLVKEGGEIVCLVKPQFEAGREKVGKKGVVRDPATHKEVIKGIIDFSMYNEFSIGGLSFSPIKGPEGNIEYLLYILNKPGRNKVLNIDELIANVVDESHEIL, translated from the coding sequence ATGTCAAAAGAGAGACTGGACAAAGTTTTAGTGGCCAGAGGTTTTTTTGAAACAAGGGAAAAGGCAAAACAAAACATTATGGCCGGATTGGTATTTGTAAACAATGTAAGGATAGATAAAGCAGGTGAAATGATTGACCCTGATTTGCCTATCAGTGTCAAGGGAAATGCCCTGCCATATGTGAGCAGGGGGGGATTGAAACTTGAAAAGGCATTGTCGGAGTTTAAAATAAATGCGCTTCATAAGACAGCAATAGATGTAGGAGCATCGACGGGAGGCTTTACCGACTGCCTTCTTAAAAACGGTGCGGATAAAGTAGTGGCGATAGATGTAGGCTATGGGCAGTTTGCCTGGAAACTCAGGACCGATAAAAGGGTCACTCTTATGGAAAGGACTAACATAAGATATGTCTCTTTAAGTGATATAGGCTATTTGAGCGATATATGCACCATAGATGTTTCGTTTATATCTTTAAAGCTTGTCCTTCCAGTGATTAAAAAATTAGTAAAGGAAGGCGGGGAAATCGTATGCCTGGTGAAACCGCAATTTGAAGCAGGGAGAGAAAAAGTCGGCAAAAAAGGTGTCGTAAGGGATCCTGCGACTCACAAGGAAGTTATTAAAGGGATAATCGATTTTAGCATGTATAATGAATTCAGTATAGGAGGCCTTTCATTTTCCCCTATTAAAGGCCCGGAGGGCAATATAGAATATTTATTATACATTTTAAACAAACCTGGCAGAAATAAAGTATTGAATATTGACGAATTAATTGCGAACGTTGTTGATGAATCTCATGAGATATTATAG
- the dxs gene encoding 1-deoxy-D-xylulose-5-phosphate synthase, with protein MGNLLDRINYPEDIRSLDCKTLQNLAEEIRKFIIKNVSKTGGHLASNLGVVELTIAILCVYKVPYDKVIWDVGHQTYVYKILTGRKNYFNTLRSYGGLSGFPKRSESIYDIFETGHSSTSISAALGMSRARDMKGEKYNVVAVIGDGAMTGGMAFEALNDAGGSKTNMTVILNDNQMSISKNVGSLATYLSRIRTDPMYFKLKKDVENMLKKIPSLGYNVSKLLDKLKGSLKYLIVPGMLFEDLGFTYLGPIDGHDIATLKDVMERSKKIKGPILIHVITKKGKGYELAEDNPDKFHGIGEFDIDTGEPIGKKKVTYSDVFGDEIVKLAKKDDKIVAITAAMREGTGLYNFSRVFPERFFDVGIAEEHAVTLAAGLAANGMHPVFAVYSTFLQRAYDQVLHDVCMQKLPVVFAIDRGGIVGEDGETHQGVFDISYLRNIPNIVIMAPKCINEFKNMIEFAFKTDFPVAIRYPRGSDMENIKFQDRGFEPFKIEKINDGKDILIIAVGRMVGHAYKAVLKLKNMGINAGLINARFMKPLDEDGLIGEISKYEYIVTVEDNVSCGGFGSGVLELLSKRGIYDKKIKVMGFPDKFIEHGNVNILFKKYKLDAEGIVETILKMI; from the coding sequence ATGGGTAATTTATTAGACAGGATCAATTATCCTGAAGATATAAGAAGTCTTGATTGCAAAACATTGCAGAATTTAGCGGAAGAGATCAGAAAATTTATCATAAAAAACGTTTCAAAAACAGGAGGTCATCTTGCATCCAATTTAGGTGTGGTAGAGCTTACAATAGCCATTCTTTGCGTATATAAAGTTCCCTATGATAAAGTGATATGGGATGTGGGGCATCAAACATATGTGTATAAAATTCTTACGGGAAGGAAAAATTATTTTAACACATTAAGAAGTTACGGCGGCTTAAGTGGATTTCCTAAGCGCAGCGAAAGCATATATGATATTTTTGAGACAGGTCACAGCAGTACATCCATCTCGGCTGCATTAGGGATGAGCAGGGCAAGGGATATGAAAGGTGAAAAATATAATGTCGTGGCAGTCATAGGAGATGGGGCTATGACAGGCGGTATGGCTTTTGAAGCGTTAAACGACGCCGGAGGAAGCAAGACAAACATGACTGTCATATTAAATGATAACCAGATGTCGATATCAAAAAATGTAGGAAGCCTTGCAACTTATCTCAGCAGGATAAGGACGGACCCCATGTATTTCAAGTTAAAAAAAGATGTTGAAAATATGTTGAAAAAAATACCTTCATTAGGGTATAATGTTTCCAAATTGTTGGATAAGCTTAAAGGAAGCCTGAAATATTTAATTGTGCCTGGGATGCTCTTTGAAGACCTTGGTTTCACATATTTAGGTCCAATAGACGGTCACGATATAGCAACTTTAAAGGATGTAATGGAGAGATCCAAAAAGATAAAGGGACCGATACTCATCCATGTGATAACAAAAAAGGGAAAGGGTTATGAATTAGCTGAAGATAACCCTGACAAATTTCACGGCATAGGTGAATTTGATATTGATACAGGTGAACCAATAGGTAAAAAAAAGGTGACATATTCGGATGTTTTCGGTGACGAAATTGTGAAACTGGCAAAGAAAGACGATAAAATCGTCGCCATTACTGCTGCGATGCGTGAAGGTACCGGGCTTTATAATTTTTCAAGGGTATTTCCCGAAAGATTTTTCGACGTGGGAATTGCCGAAGAGCATGCCGTAACATTAGCGGCCGGTCTTGCAGCAAATGGTATGCATCCTGTTTTTGCGGTCTATTCTACATTTCTACAGAGAGCATATGATCAAGTTTTACATGACGTGTGCATGCAGAAACTGCCTGTAGTGTTTGCCATAGACAGAGGAGGGATTGTAGGAGAGGATGGAGAAACCCATCAGGGAGTATTTGATATATCGTATTTAAGAAACATACCAAATATTGTAATTATGGCGCCCAAGTGTATAAATGAATTTAAAAACATGATAGAGTTTGCTTTCAAGACGGATTTTCCTGTTGCAATTAGGTATCCCAGGGGTTCGGACATGGAAAACATAAAGTTTCAGGACAGGGGTTTTGAACCATTTAAAATCGAAAAAATAAATGACGGGAAGGATATTCTGATAATAGCGGTTGGAAGAATGGTAGGACATGCGTATAAAGCGGTGCTTAAATTAAAAAACATGGGTATAAATGCTGGTCTTATAAATGCAAGGTTCATGAAACCTCTCGACGAAGATGGACTTATCGGTGAAATATCGAAATACGAATACATCGTTACGGTAGAAGATAATGTATCATGCGGAGGTTTTGGTTCAGGTGTTCTTGAGCTATTAAGCAAAAGGGGAATTTACGATAAAAAGATAAAAGTCATGGGTTTCCCTGATAAATTTATTGAGCATGGGAATGTGAATATACTTTTTAAAAAATACAAACTTGATGCTGAAGGTATCGTCGAAACCATATTAAAAATGATATGA
- a CDS encoding polyprenyl synthetase family protein: MDINKRIIEISNSVGDYLKKIIPSEHKYINTILNSMRYSTFAGGKRLRPVLMIGSSELFGCPAADVMPFAASIEMIHTYSLIHDDLPAMDNDDYRRGKLSNHKVFGEGMAILTGDALLNFAFENMVEYAYQKNQRKYVRAAFEISRAAGIYGMIGGQVVDLECENKKISEDILKYMYNNKTGALIKAAIRSGAIIAGAGEDDIEKLTRYGENLGFAFQIVDDILDVIGDRKTMGKETGSDEVNKKATYVSMHGIKESMKMARFLSEKAMEDIDYFGQKAEFLKGVADLLLSRNY, from the coding sequence ATGGATATAAACAAAAGGATAATTGAGATTTCAAACAGCGTAGGCGACTATCTTAAAAAGATTATTCCATCGGAGCATAAGTATATAAATACGATTTTAAATTCGATGAGATACAGCACTTTTGCCGGCGGCAAAAGATTAAGGCCTGTACTCATGATAGGAAGCAGCGAGCTATTCGGATGCCCCGCAGCCGATGTGATGCCTTTTGCAGCTTCCATAGAGATGATACACACATATTCGCTTATACACGATGATCTTCCGGCTATGGATAATGACGACTACAGAAGGGGAAAGCTTTCCAATCATAAGGTTTTCGGAGAAGGCATGGCGATTCTTACAGGTGATGCTCTTTTAAATTTTGCATTTGAGAACATGGTGGAATATGCATATCAAAAAAACCAAAGAAAGTACGTAAGAGCGGCTTTTGAGATATCGAGAGCTGCCGGCATATATGGAATGATAGGCGGACAGGTTGTCGATCTTGAATGCGAAAACAAAAAAATATCGGAAGATATTTTAAAGTATATGTATAATAATAAAACAGGTGCCCTTATAAAGGCGGCAATAAGATCCGGGGCGATAATTGCAGGCGCCGGTGAAGATGACATTGAAAAGCTTACAAGGTATGGTGAAAATCTCGGATTTGCGTTTCAGATCGTGGATGATATATTGGATGTCATCGGAGACAGGAAAACAATGGGCAAAGAAACAGGTAGCGATGAGGTAAATAAAAAAGCTACATATGTCTCGATGCATGGCATTAAAGAATCAATGAAAATGGCAAGGTTTTTATCTGAAAAAGCCATGGAAGATATCGATTATTTTGGCCAAAAGGCGGAATTTCTGAAAGGTGTTGCAGATCTTTTATTAAGCAGGAATTATTAG
- a CDS encoding exodeoxyribonuclease VII small subunit, whose product MAEKKTNNIKFEDALERLEEIIKSLQDGNLSLEKSMEAFQEGIELVKICSEKLDNAETKVKMLIKESNGTQKEVPFDCESAK is encoded by the coding sequence ATGGCAGAGAAAAAAACAAATAATATCAAATTTGAAGATGCATTGGAAAGGCTGGAAGAGATAATAAAAAGCCTGCAGGATGGCAATTTGAGCCTGGAGAAGTCGATGGAAGCTTTTCAGGAGGGTATCGAGCTTGTTAAGATTTGCAGCGAGAAATTAGATAATGCCGAAACAAAAGTGAAAATGCTGATAAAGGAAAGCAACGGCACCCAAAAAGAAGTGCCCTTCGATTGTGAGAGTGCAAAATAG
- the xseA gene encoding exodeoxyribonuclease VII large subunit, whose protein sequence is MFLKIFTVTQINSYIKKMFNADAILNHVSVKGEISNFKLHYSGHMYFTLKDDGAKIKCVMFKNYCSNLKFMPEDGMSVIVSGNISLYERDGQYQIYVENMQPDGIGALYIAYEQLKKKLEAEGIFDRQHKKPIPKFPSKVGVVTSSTGAAVRDIINILSRRYPGIEILIVPVLVQGDGAAYEISEAIEELNKRNDIDVIIVGRGGGSIEELWAFNEEATARAIYESRIPVISAVGHETDFTIADFAADLRAPTPSAAAELCVPDKNDIIYKLNICLNSLFNIMLTYIDEKKSALNQCREMIKAFNPALFINQKRQYIDSLNSKLVSSIKYKIDLYNELIKKYCTNLNILSPLSIISRGYSITYTEELDVVDDIKKVKVGDNINILVKNGYLDCTINELKEGNVNGREKNK, encoded by the coding sequence TTGTTTTTAAAAATATTTACAGTGACGCAAATAAATAGCTATATAAAGAAGATGTTCAATGCGGATGCAATATTAAACCACGTTTCCGTAAAAGGTGAGATCTCCAATTTCAAGCTTCACTATTCCGGACATATGTATTTTACTTTAAAGGATGACGGAGCGAAAATAAAATGCGTGATGTTTAAGAATTACTGCAGTAATCTTAAATTCATGCCTGAAGATGGGATGAGCGTAATAGTAAGCGGAAATATTTCCCTGTATGAAAGGGATGGGCAATACCAGATATATGTTGAGAACATGCAGCCGGACGGTATCGGGGCTTTATATATCGCATATGAACAATTAAAAAAGAAATTAGAGGCGGAAGGGATTTTTGACAGGCAGCATAAAAAGCCGATACCGAAGTTTCCATCAAAAGTAGGGGTGGTAACGTCTTCGACCGGTGCTGCTGTAAGGGATATAATAAATATATTATCAAGGCGCTATCCGGGCATTGAAATACTGATCGTACCGGTACTCGTTCAGGGCGATGGAGCGGCATACGAGATTTCGGAAGCGATCGAAGAGCTAAATAAAAGAAATGACATCGATGTCATCATAGTCGGGAGAGGCGGGGGATCCATAGAGGAATTGTGGGCTTTTAACGAAGAGGCTACCGCAAGGGCGATATATGAAAGCAGGATACCTGTCATATCTGCCGTAGGACATGAGACGGATTTTACCATAGCCGATTTTGCAGCTGATCTCAGGGCACCTACGCCGTCGGCAGCCGCCGAATTATGTGTTCCTGATAAAAATGACATTATATATAAACTTAATATCTGCCTTAATTCCCTATTTAATATCATGCTTACATATATAGATGAAAAGAAAAGTGCTTTAAATCAATGTAGGGAAATGATAAAGGCTTTTAATCCCGCGCTTTTCATCAATCAGAAGAGGCAGTATATAGATTCACTGAACAGCAAATTGGTATCGAGTATTAAATATAAGATAGATTTATACAATGAACTTATAAAAAAATATTGTACAAACCTGAATATATTAAGTCCGCTGTCGATAATATCAAGAGGTTATTCCATAACTTACACTGAGGAACTCGATGTGGTAGATGATATAAAAAAAGTAAAAGTTGGAGATAATATCAATATATTAGTAAAAAATGGTTATTTAGACTGTACTATCAATGAATTAAAAGAGGGTAATGTAAATGGCAGAGAAAAAAACAAATAA